A region of Polynucleobacter sp. JS-Mosq-20-D10 DNA encodes the following proteins:
- the murA gene encoding UDP-N-acetylglucosamine 1-carboxyvinyltransferase codes for MDKLRMVGGTPLKGEVLIAGAKNAALPILCACLLTDQPITLLNVPDLQDVRTMLKLLQEIGVTVTFPDPSNRNHVVLNAANIKSSEATYEMVKTMRASILVLGPLLARMHSAKVSLPGGCAIGARPVDQHIKGLKAMGATIKIKSGYIQAETKSATGRLQGASILTDMITVTGTENLLMAATLASGTTILENAAREPEVGDLAELLVKMGAKITGIGSDRLVIEGVEKLHSAEHAVIADRIEAGTFLCAVAAAGGEVLVKHCRPDTLDAVIVKLKEAGLEMEVGPDWIKASMRGRPKAVSFRTSEYPAFPTDMQAQLMAVNAIAEGNATITETIFENRFMHVQEMNRLGADIAIEGNTAIAQGVEKLSGAIVMATDLRASASLVIAGLAAQGETQVDRIYHLDRGYDRMEQKLTLLGANIQRIK; via the coding sequence ATGGATAAATTACGAATGGTTGGCGGCACCCCTTTAAAGGGTGAGGTGCTGATTGCTGGCGCCAAGAATGCGGCACTACCAATTTTGTGCGCTTGCTTGCTCACTGATCAGCCTATTACTTTGCTTAATGTTCCCGACTTACAAGATGTTCGGACCATGCTCAAGCTCCTCCAGGAAATTGGTGTAACCGTAACTTTCCCAGATCCGAGCAATCGAAATCATGTGGTGCTCAACGCAGCCAATATTAAGAGTTCTGAAGCAACTTACGAAATGGTTAAAACCATGCGTGCCTCTATTTTGGTTCTGGGCCCATTGCTTGCCAGAATGCATAGCGCTAAGGTTTCACTGCCGGGCGGCTGCGCTATTGGTGCGCGTCCAGTAGATCAGCACATCAAGGGCTTGAAGGCCATGGGTGCCACCATCAAGATTAAGAGTGGTTATATTCAGGCAGAAACTAAATCTGCTACGGGTCGTCTACAAGGCGCTTCAATCTTGACTGACATGATTACCGTAACTGGCACAGAAAATTTATTGATGGCCGCTACTTTGGCATCAGGCACTACGATATTAGAGAATGCAGCGCGCGAGCCTGAGGTAGGGGACTTAGCTGAGCTACTCGTCAAAATGGGTGCGAAGATTACCGGTATTGGTAGCGATCGCTTGGTGATTGAGGGGGTTGAAAAGCTCCACAGTGCAGAACATGCTGTGATTGCTGACCGTATTGAGGCGGGTACATTCCTGTGCGCAGTTGCTGCCGCTGGTGGTGAAGTGCTGGTGAAGCACTGCCGTCCAGACACCTTGGATGCGGTGATAGTCAAACTCAAAGAAGCTGGCTTAGAGATGGAAGTGGGCCCTGATTGGATCAAAGCTTCTATGAGAGGTCGTCCTAAGGCTGTCAGCTTCCGTACCTCTGAATATCCAGCCTTCCCAACCGATATGCAGGCGCAACTCATGGCAGTGAATGCGATTGCAGAGGGTAACGCCACCATTACTGAGACCATCTTCGAAAATCGCTTTATGCACGTTCAAGAGATGAACCGCCTCGGTGCTGATATCGCAATTGAGGGGAATACAGCAATTGCTCAGGGCGTGGAGAAGCTATCTGGCGCTATTGTGATGGCTACCGATTTGCGGGCCTCTGCTAGCCTAGTGATTGCCGGCTTAGCTGCCCAAGGAGAAACCCAGGTAGACCGGATTTATCACTTAGATCGTGGATATGACCGCATGGAGCAAAAGTTGACCCTCTTGGGGGCTAACATTCAGCGGATCAAGTAA
- a CDS encoding ABC transporter ATP-binding protein, with protein sequence MNSGRSNSVEVKQKTFSGGHGEVVVSIKDVNFSYAPGERKILSGLNMEFHRGQVVAVMGGSGCGKTTILRLIGGQFTAQSGQVLFEGHDIGKMNSTELMAARRRMGMLFQFGALFTDLSVFENVAFPLREHTNLSEELLRSLVLMKLNAVGLRGARDLMPSQISGGMARRVALARAIALDPPLIMYDEPFAGLDPISLGITARLIRDLNQALGATSLLVTHDVEETFEIADYVYFIANGRIGAEGTPEELSRSTDPFVRQFLDASPDGPVPFHYPGQSLEEDFGVSLK encoded by the coding sequence ATGAACAGTGGCCGCTCCAACTCGGTGGAAGTGAAGCAAAAGACCTTTAGTGGTGGCCATGGCGAAGTTGTCGTTTCAATCAAGGACGTCAACTTCTCCTATGCCCCTGGCGAGCGGAAAATTCTATCGGGACTCAATATGGAGTTCCATCGCGGTCAAGTGGTTGCCGTCATGGGTGGCTCTGGTTGTGGCAAGACCACCATTCTTAGACTCATTGGTGGTCAATTTACCGCGCAGTCTGGTCAAGTTTTATTCGAAGGCCATGATATTGGCAAAATGAACAGCACTGAATTGATGGCAGCCCGTCGTCGTATGGGAATGCTCTTTCAGTTTGGCGCACTCTTTACTGACCTCAGTGTTTTCGAAAACGTCGCCTTTCCTTTGCGTGAGCACACCAATTTAAGTGAAGAGCTATTGCGCTCTTTGGTGTTGATGAAGCTCAATGCAGTGGGCTTGCGTGGAGCACGTGATTTAATGCCTTCACAGATTTCTGGTGGCATGGCGCGCCGTGTTGCGCTAGCAAGAGCGATTGCGCTTGATCCCCCTTTGATCATGTATGACGAGCCCTTTGCTGGTTTAGATCCGATTTCATTGGGGATTACTGCGCGCTTGATTCGGGATTTGAATCAGGCTTTAGGTGCAACCAGTTTATTGGTAACGCATGATGTGGAAGAAACTTTTGAAATTGCCGATTATGTGTATTTCATTGCTAATGGTCGTATTGGTGCTGAGGGAACACCAGAAGAGTTAAGTCGCTCAACAGATCCTTTTGTACGTCAATTCTTAGATGCCTCACCGGATGGTCCAGTACCATTTCACTATCCAGGGCAAAGCCTTGAAGAAGATTTTGGGGTGAGCCTCAAATGA
- the mlaD gene encoding outer membrane lipid asymmetry maintenance protein MlaD yields MRKSAIDVWVGIFVAIGLLAALFLALKVGNMNAVSFAPTYKISARFDNIGGLKPRAPVKSAGVVVGRIANISFDDKTYQATVTMTIEEAYKFPRDSSAKILTSGLLGEQYIGLEAGGSDDMLAAGDKITQTQSAVVLENLISQFLYNKAADSGKDKGAEK; encoded by the coding sequence ATGAGAAAAAGTGCAATTGATGTTTGGGTCGGAATCTTTGTAGCCATTGGTTTGCTGGCTGCTTTGTTTCTCGCATTGAAAGTTGGCAATATGAATGCCGTTTCATTTGCGCCCACTTACAAAATTTCTGCTCGTTTTGACAATATCGGTGGACTGAAGCCACGCGCACCAGTCAAAAGTGCGGGTGTAGTCGTTGGGCGTATTGCGAATATTTCTTTTGATGACAAGACTTATCAGGCCACTGTCACCATGACCATTGAGGAAGCCTATAAGTTCCCCAGGGATTCTTCTGCCAAGATTTTGACTTCAGGTTTATTAGGTGAGCAATACATCGGGCTTGAGGCCGGCGGCTCCGATGATATGTTGGCTGCTGGAGATAAGATTACTCAGACTCAGTCGGCTGTTGTTCTAGAAAATCTGATTAGCCAGTTCTTGTATAACAAGGCTGCCGATAGCGGTAAAGATAAGGGTGCTGAAAAGTAA
- a CDS encoding lipid asymmetry maintenance protein MlaB encodes MPFLLPSSVTQDNVLQLEKDGLLNLATLRAVDCCNLKDFDSTVLTVLLAWQKKLQADGQQIAVQNAPEKLIVLAGVYGVAQLLGLS; translated from the coding sequence ATGCCATTCTTATTACCCAGTTCAGTGACGCAAGACAATGTATTGCAGTTGGAGAAAGATGGCCTCTTAAATCTTGCGACATTAAGAGCGGTAGATTGCTGCAATCTCAAGGATTTTGACTCTACTGTGCTAACTGTCTTATTGGCATGGCAGAAGAAATTACAAGCCGATGGTCAGCAGATTGCTGTGCAAAATGCGCCTGAAAAATTAATCGTATTAGCCGGCGTATATGGTGTAGCCCAGTTGCTAGGTTTGTCATAG
- a CDS encoding ABC transporter ATP-binding protein: MHAAISIKNVSKNYGALQALDDVSLSIEPGEFFGLLGPNGAGKTTLISILAGLVTADRGHAAIMGADVQSQFRDARRMLGVVPQELVFDPFFTVRETLQFQSGYFGIRHNDAWIDEIMANLDLTGKADSNMRSLSGGMKRRVLVAQALVHRPPVIILDEPTAGVDVELRQSLWQFISRLNQDGHTIVLTTHYLEEAEALCQRIAMLKQGKIVALDTTANLLSQYGSVKKDGEGKTDLEDVFVNIMSGGAR, translated from the coding sequence ATGCACGCCGCAATATCAATTAAAAACGTATCCAAAAATTATGGCGCACTTCAAGCGCTAGATGATGTTTCTTTATCCATTGAGCCAGGTGAGTTCTTTGGCCTGCTGGGCCCCAATGGTGCCGGTAAGACAACACTCATCTCGATACTGGCGGGTTTAGTTACTGCAGATCGCGGTCACGCGGCAATCATGGGAGCAGATGTTCAAAGTCAATTTCGTGATGCTCGACGGATGTTAGGCGTCGTGCCGCAGGAGCTGGTGTTCGATCCATTCTTTACTGTTAGAGAAACGCTGCAATTTCAATCTGGTTATTTTGGGATTCGGCATAACGATGCTTGGATTGACGAGATTATGGCTAACTTGGATCTCACTGGTAAAGCCGATAGCAATATGCGTTCCTTATCTGGCGGTATGAAGCGCCGAGTATTGGTGGCGCAGGCCTTGGTTCATAGACCGCCAGTCATTATTTTGGATGAGCCTACTGCTGGAGTTGACGTGGAGTTGCGTCAATCGCTTTGGCAATTTATTAGTCGCCTAAACCAAGATGGTCACACCATCGTTTTAACAACCCATTACCTTGAAGAGGCTGAGGCATTGTGTCAGCGCATTGCCATGCTCAAGCAAGGAAAGATTGTTGCTTTGGATACAACCGCGAATTTATTGAGCCAATACGGCTCAGTGAAAAAAGATGGTGAGGGTAAAACAGATCTCGAAGATGTGTTTGTCAACATCATGTCGGGAGGTGCTCGATGA
- a CDS encoding ABC transporter permease encodes MKPILNKLPISYGSGFPTLLRKEIKRFYKVAFQTVAAPVLTAVLYLMIFGHVLEGKEVYGRLNYTAFLIPGLVMMSVLQNAFANTSSSLIQSKVTGNLVFVLLAPFSHLEFYAAYVLAAVFRGIVVGAGVLLITAWFAMPSFEYPLWIMAFALLGAAILGSMGLIAGIWADKYDQLAAFQNFIIMPATMLSGVFYSIHSLPVAWQVVSHFNPFFYMIDGFRYGFFGVSDIPPWNSLAIVACFFIAVSVIALRLLQKGYKLRN; translated from the coding sequence ATGAAGCCTATTCTGAATAAACTGCCAATCTCCTATGGGAGTGGTTTCCCAACCCTATTACGAAAAGAAATTAAACGTTTTTATAAGGTAGCGTTCCAGACTGTTGCTGCGCCAGTTCTTACTGCTGTTCTATATTTAATGATCTTCGGACATGTGCTCGAGGGAAAAGAGGTATATGGCCGCTTAAATTACACGGCCTTCTTGATTCCTGGTTTAGTCATGATGAGCGTACTGCAGAATGCATTTGCCAATACCTCTTCATCTCTCATTCAGTCTAAGGTAACTGGCAACCTAGTCTTTGTATTGCTAGCCCCTTTTAGTCACTTAGAGTTTTATGCTGCCTATGTCTTAGCTGCAGTGTTTCGTGGAATTGTTGTTGGTGCTGGTGTATTACTGATTACCGCATGGTTTGCTATGCCATCTTTTGAGTATCCCTTGTGGATCATGGCATTCGCTTTATTGGGCGCGGCAATTTTAGGAAGCATGGGTTTAATTGCGGGCATTTGGGCAGACAAATACGATCAATTGGCGGCCTTCCAGAATTTCATCATCATGCCAGCAACCATGCTGTCAGGCGTGTTTTACTCCATTCATTCTTTGCCAGTTGCATGGCAAGTGGTATCTCACTTCAATCCATTCTTTTATATGATCGATGGCTTCCGTTATGGTTTCTTCGGAGTGTCAGACATACCCCCTTGGAATAGTTTGGCGATTGTTGCCTGCTTCTTTATCGCAGTCTCAGTGATTGCTTTGCGTTTACTGCAAAAAGGCTACAAGCTTAGGAACTGA
- the mlaE gene encoding lipid asymmetry maintenance ABC transporter permease subunit MlaE, which yields MLDKTIDFLSDLGFFVRRNLTSLGLAARMFAAVIWRSSFLLKRPRLVSDQILFLGNYSFVIIAVSGLFVGFVLGLQGYYTLNRYGSEQALGLLVALSLTRELGPVITALLFAGRAGTSLTAEIGLMKAGEQLSAMEMMAVDPLSRVIAPRLWAGIITMPILATIFTAVGVMGGYFVGVPLIGVDSGAFWSQMQGGVDLFSDIGNGLIKSLVFGVAVTFIALYQGYEAKPTPEGVSQATTRTVVISSLSVLALDFLLTAMMFSN from the coding sequence ATGCTTGATAAAACTATAGATTTCTTGAGTGATCTTGGATTCTTCGTTCGTCGAAACTTAACTAGCCTTGGGCTTGCTGCGCGCATGTTTGCCGCAGTGATTTGGCGCTCTAGCTTTTTATTAAAGAGACCACGTTTAGTTTCCGATCAAATTTTATTTTTGGGTAATTACTCGTTTGTGATTATTGCGGTATCTGGTTTGTTTGTTGGTTTTGTTTTGGGTTTGCAAGGTTATTACACCTTGAATCGTTATGGTTCGGAGCAGGCTTTGGGTTTATTGGTGGCTTTATCGCTCACCCGGGAATTGGGCCCTGTGATAACTGCCCTCTTATTTGCTGGTCGTGCTGGTACATCACTTACCGCTGAGATTGGCTTAATGAAGGCCGGTGAACAGCTCAGCGCCATGGAAATGATGGCGGTAGATCCATTAAGCCGCGTGATCGCCCCACGACTTTGGGCTGGGATTATTACGATGCCGATTTTGGCAACGATCTTTACTGCAGTCGGTGTCATGGGTGGCTATTTTGTTGGTGTTCCTTTAATTGGGGTGGACTCCGGCGCCTTTTGGTCGCAGATGCAAGGCGGGGTGGACCTCTTTTCCGATATTGGAAATGGCTTGATTAAAAGTCTGGTATTTGGTGTGGCAGTGACCTTTATTGCGCTTTATCAGGGCTACGAGGCAAAACCGACGCCTGAGGGCGTTTCGCAAGCCACCACCAGAACAGTAGTGATCTCTTCCTTATCGGTTTTAGCATTAGATTTCTTGCTCACCGCGATGATGTTCTCGAATTAG
- a CDS encoding phospholipid-binding protein MlaC: protein MKSQKTMQKYFSVLLLSFLLFASSASAQAVDQSTPDGLIKAVVSDVMASVKSDPEIQKGNIPRVVDLVEKKIVPYTDMRRTTEMAMGPNWKKATPEQQAQLVSEFKNLLIRTYSGALSQLRDQTIQFKPLRAAPDDKEVVVKTVVVGRGDPVPLDYRLEKTANGWRVYDMNIMGVWLVEAYRNQFANQISQNGVEGLVKFLQDRNKQLAAAKPAN, encoded by the coding sequence ATGAAAAGCCAAAAAACGATGCAAAAATATTTTTCAGTGCTGCTATTAAGCTTCTTATTGTTTGCTAGCAGTGCTTCTGCTCAAGCAGTGGATCAGTCCACGCCAGATGGTTTGATTAAGGCCGTTGTTTCTGATGTGATGGCTTCTGTAAAGTCTGATCCAGAAATTCAAAAAGGGAATATCCCGCGCGTTGTAGATTTAGTGGAAAAGAAAATTGTTCCTTACACCGACATGCGCCGCACTACTGAAATGGCGATGGGCCCCAATTGGAAGAAAGCGACTCCTGAGCAACAGGCTCAATTAGTTTCTGAGTTTAAGAATTTACTGATTCGTACATACTCTGGCGCTCTAAGCCAACTGCGTGATCAAACAATTCAATTTAAGCCTTTGCGTGCAGCTCCAGACGACAAGGAAGTGGTTGTAAAGACTGTAGTCGTCGGTCGCGGAGATCCAGTCCCGCTTGACTACCGCCTTGAAAAAACAGCCAATGGTTGGAGGGTTTACGACATGAACATCATGGGCGTCTGGCTGGTAGAGGCTTATCGCAATCAGTTTGCCAATCAAATTAGCCAAAATGGCGTTGAGGGTTTGGTCAAGTTCTTGCAGGATCGCAACAAGCAGCTTGCTGCTGCGAAGCCAGCAAACTAA
- a CDS encoding VacJ family lipoprotein, whose translation MQWLVKLKRLVLLALAAGMVGCASIPAGVEPSPSDPWEPFNRSVFEFNEGLDAYLLKPVVTGYRFVLPEFVRDGIYNFFSNYSDIYTALQNLLQGKPDYAFSDLMRVVVNTTFGLGGLIDMATPGGLPKHKEDWGQTFGVWGIPSGPYVVLPFFGASNVRDTFGTAADLESDYLFSYIKDIGLRNSITGLRVVNARNTYYEAGDLLDGAAIDKYSFVRDAYIQRRAYQINEGRDDEEPLMPVYENPYQ comes from the coding sequence ATGCAGTGGCTTGTCAAACTTAAACGTCTTGTACTGCTTGCTCTTGCAGCCGGCATGGTGGGTTGTGCCTCCATCCCTGCCGGCGTAGAACCTTCCCCAAGTGATCCTTGGGAGCCGTTTAATCGCTCCGTTTTTGAGTTTAATGAAGGCTTAGACGCCTATCTACTCAAGCCAGTAGTGACTGGCTACCGTTTTGTCTTGCCAGAGTTTGTGCGTGACGGTATTTATAACTTTTTTAGTAATTACAGCGATATCTACACTGCACTGCAGAATCTTTTGCAGGGCAAGCCCGACTATGCCTTTAGCGACCTGATGAGGGTGGTGGTTAATACCACCTTTGGTTTAGGTGGCTTAATTGATATGGCAACTCCAGGGGGTCTACCAAAGCATAAGGAAGATTGGGGCCAAACCTTTGGCGTTTGGGGTATTCCTTCTGGCCCTTATGTGGTTCTGCCGTTCTTTGGGGCAAGTAATGTACGCGATACCTTTGGTACCGCAGCTGATTTAGAGTCTGACTATCTATTTAGTTACATCAAAGATATCGGCCTGCGTAATAGTATTACTGGGTTGAGGGTGGTCAATGCACGTAATACGTATTACGAGGCGGGTGATTTATTAGATGGGGCTGCAATCGATAAATATAGCTTTGTGCGGGACGCCTATATTCAGAGACGTGCTTACCAGATCAATGAGGGGCGTGACGATGAAGAGCCTCTGATGCCAGTTTACGAGAACCCTTACCAATAA
- the hisG gene encoding ATP phosphoribosyltransferase, which produces MKLTLALSKGRIFEETAEILSKIGIRPLEDPEKSRKLIIETSNPDVRLIIVRASDVPTYVQFGGADFGVAGLDVLMENGTDGLYVPFDLNIAKCRMSVAVREGFDYAAAVKQGSRLKVATKYVNCAREHFANKGVHIDTIHLYGSMELAPLVGLADAIVDLVSTGNTLRANGLVEVEPIADISARLVVNQASYKRKRAQLQPFFELLK; this is translated from the coding sequence ATGAAGTTAACTCTAGCCCTCTCGAAGGGGCGCATCTTCGAAGAAACCGCTGAGATCTTATCTAAGATCGGTATTCGTCCGCTTGAGGATCCAGAAAAGTCACGCAAACTGATTATTGAAACCTCCAATCCTGACGTGCGCCTGATTATTGTGCGCGCTTCAGATGTGCCGACCTACGTTCAATTTGGCGGAGCCGATTTTGGAGTTGCCGGTCTTGATGTCTTAATGGAGAACGGTACCGATGGCCTATATGTTCCTTTTGATTTGAACATCGCAAAATGCCGTATGTCAGTTGCTGTGAGAGAAGGTTTTGATTACGCAGCCGCAGTTAAGCAGGGCTCGCGTTTGAAAGTTGCAACAAAGTACGTTAACTGCGCACGCGAACACTTTGCTAATAAAGGTGTTCACATCGATACGATTCATTTATATGGCTCAATGGAGCTAGCTCCATTGGTTGGTTTGGCAGATGCGATTGTCGATTTAGTGTCCACCGGCAATACCCTGCGCGCTAACGGCTTAGTTGAGGTCGAGCCCATCGCTGATATCAGTGCACGCTTAGTGGTTAATCAAGCGTCTTACAAACGTAAGCGCGCTCAGCTCCAGCCATTTTTTGAGTTGCTAAAGTAA
- a CDS encoding glutamate synthase subunit beta: MGKVTGFMEFERVDETYEAPVKRLHHYKEFVAALTDDEAKVQGARCMDCGIPFCNNGCPVNNIIPDFNDLVFHDDWKNALDVLQSTNNFPEFTGRICPAPCEAACTLGINSDAVGIKSIEHAIIDKGWENGWVKPQLPKTKTGKKVAIVGGGPAGMATAQQLARVGHDVTVFEKNDRVGGLLRYGIPDFKMEKWLIDRRVEQMQAEGVKFETGVFVGKEAIGTEVKNYSTKTVSPDQLMKDFDAVVISGGSEQPRDLPVPGRELKGVHYALDFLIPQNKENAGDLKNEISAAGKHVIVIGGGDTGSDCVGTSNRHGAAKITQFELLPQPPETENKPLVWPYWPTKLRTSSSHEEGCERDWSVATKRFEGKDGKLEKLICVRLEWKDGKMSEMPNSEFEIKADLVFLAMGFVSPAAQVLNAFGVEKDARGNAKATVDGQNAYQTNVPKVFAAGDMRRGQSLVVWAIREGRQAAQAVDEYLMGSSVLPR; this comes from the coding sequence ATGGGTAAGGTCACTGGATTTATGGAGTTTGAGCGCGTAGATGAAACCTACGAAGCTCCCGTTAAGCGCCTCCATCATTACAAAGAGTTTGTTGCGGCACTGACAGATGATGAAGCTAAAGTGCAAGGTGCGCGTTGCATGGATTGTGGTATTCCATTCTGTAACAACGGCTGTCCTGTTAACAACATCATTCCTGACTTCAATGATTTGGTATTTCATGATGACTGGAAGAATGCATTAGATGTTTTGCAATCCACCAACAACTTCCCTGAGTTCACTGGCCGTATTTGTCCTGCACCTTGTGAAGCTGCCTGTACCTTGGGTATCAATAGTGACGCGGTTGGCATTAAGTCGATTGAGCATGCCATTATTGATAAGGGCTGGGAAAATGGTTGGGTTAAGCCACAGCTACCTAAAACTAAAACGGGTAAAAAAGTTGCCATTGTTGGTGGTGGACCTGCTGGTATGGCGACTGCGCAGCAATTAGCGCGCGTCGGCCATGACGTCACCGTGTTCGAAAAGAATGATCGTGTTGGTGGATTGTTGCGCTACGGCATTCCTGATTTCAAAATGGAAAAATGGTTGATCGACCGTCGTGTAGAGCAAATGCAAGCTGAGGGTGTGAAGTTTGAGACTGGTGTATTTGTAGGTAAAGAAGCGATTGGTACTGAAGTAAAAAATTACTCCACAAAAACAGTTTCACCTGATCAGCTGATGAAAGATTTTGATGCTGTCGTCATTAGTGGTGGGTCTGAACAGCCGCGTGACTTGCCAGTTCCTGGCCGTGAGCTAAAAGGCGTTCACTATGCTTTGGATTTCTTGATTCCACAGAACAAAGAAAATGCAGGTGATTTGAAAAATGAAATTTCTGCAGCCGGTAAGCATGTCATCGTGATTGGTGGTGGCGACACTGGATCTGATTGCGTAGGAACATCAAATCGTCATGGCGCCGCCAAGATTACCCAATTTGAATTGCTACCGCAACCACCAGAGACTGAAAACAAGCCTTTGGTATGGCCATATTGGCCAACTAAATTGCGTACATCCTCTTCGCACGAAGAAGGTTGTGAGCGCGATTGGTCTGTTGCGACCAAGCGTTTTGAAGGTAAAGACGGCAAACTTGAGAAGTTGATCTGTGTGCGCTTGGAGTGGAAAGACGGCAAGATGTCAGAAATGCCAAACTCTGAATTCGAAATAAAGGCAGATTTAGTGTTTTTGGCAATGGGTTTTGTGTCCCCAGCAGCGCAGGTGCTGAATGCCTTCGGTGTTGAAAAAGACGCCCGTGGGAATGCAAAAGCCACTGTCGATGGCCAAAACGCTTACCAAACCAATGTTCCTAAGGTATTTGCTGCTGGTGATATGCGCCGTGGACAGTCTTTGGTGGTTTGGGCGATTCGTGAAGGTCGTCAGGCGGCCCAAGCAGTAGACGAGTATTTAATGGGGTCTTCTGTTCTGCCGCGATAA
- a CDS encoding BolA family protein has protein sequence MFPTPEQIEGYIQQGLSCTHVKVEGDGQHFFATIVSSEFEGKRLIQRHQLVYGAMGDRMKAEVHALSIKAFTPEEFAQNTPT, from the coding sequence ATGTTCCCAACCCCAGAACAAATTGAAGGCTATATTCAGCAAGGCCTCTCATGCACCCACGTTAAAGTTGAGGGTGATGGTCAGCATTTTTTTGCGACGATTGTGAGTTCAGAGTTTGAAGGCAAGCGTTTGATTCAGCGTCATCAATTGGTATATGGTGCTATGGGTGATCGCATGAAAGCGGAGGTGCACGCTTTATCAATCAAAGCATTTACTCCTGAAGAGTTCGCACAAAACACCCCAACTTAA